Below is a genomic region from Paraburkholderia phenazinium.
CTCTCGGTCATTTCCGTGGTGGTGACCTCGGCTACCGTGGTGATCTACGGCAAAGCGATCTGGGATCCTATCGATCTCACGAGCCGCATGACCGGCATTGGCGTAGGCGTTGCGCTCGTGATCCTGACGCTCGATACGATGTGCTGCAACCTCGCGGCCAACCTGGTCGGGCCCGCGTATGATTTTTCGAGCCTGTGGCCCAAAGGTATTTCGTATCGCGTGGGCGGCATGATTACCGCGACCATCGCGATCGTGATGATGCCGTGGAAGATTCTGGCGACGACGCAGGGCTATATTTTCACGTGGCTGGTGGGCTATTCGGCCTTGCTCGGACCGGTGGCCGGCATCCTCATGGTGGATTACTTTCTGATTCGCGGTACAGAGCTCGATCAGCGCGAACTGTTCGACGAGAACGGCGAGTACAGTTACACCGGTGGCTGGAATATCGGCGCCGTGGTGGCGCTACTGGTGGGGGTCTTGCCGAATCTGCCGGGTTTTCTGCATACCGCGTTTCCGGCGACGTTCCCTAACGTGCCGGCGTTCTTCAATACGCTCTACACGTATGCGTGGTTCGTGGGTCTTGCACTCGCGTCCATCGTCTACACCGCGTGGATGAAATTCAGCAAAGGGCCGAGTGCGCGGGTTGCCAGCGCATGAGGCAGGCATGGAAGAGGCGCGGATGTTGATACCACCCGTGCCTTTCCGATGCAGCAGCAAGGGCAATGAATACGTAGCAGTCAATGAGGAGGCAGCAAGATGACGATCCTGATTCGCGGGGGCACGGTAATCGACGCGGACCGTAGCTGGCGGGCAGACGTGTTGTGCGCGGACCCGCAGGACGGCGGCACGATCCTGCAGGTTGGCCCGGAACTGGAGGCGCCTGCGGGTGCGTCGATTGTGGACGCGCATGGACAGTATGTGATGCCGGGGGGCATCGACCCGCATACGCACATGGAATTGCCCTTCATGGGCACCACTGCAAGCGACGACTTCTATACGGGCACGGCAGCAGGTTTGTCGGGCGGCACCACGAGCATCATCGACTTCGTGATTCCGAGTCCGCGCCAGTCGCTGATGGAGGCGTTTCATGCGTGGCGCGGCTGGGCCGAGAAAGCCTCGGCCGATTACGGCTTTCACGTAGCGGTGACCTGGTGGGACGAATCCGTGCATCGCGACATGGGCACGCTCGTGCATGAGCATGGGGTGTCGAGTTTCAAGCACTTCATGGCCTACAAGAACGCCATCATGGCCGACGACGAAGTGCTGGTGAACAGCTTCGCGCGTTCGCTCGAACTTGGCGCACTGCCCACCGTCCATGCGGAAAACGGCGAACTGGTGTTCCAGTTGCAGCGTCAGTTGCTCGCGCGTGGTATCACCGGGCCGGAAGCGCATCCGCTTTCGCGGCCGCCTGAAGTGGAAGGCGAGGCCGCTAACCGGGCGATTCGTATTGCGCAGGTGCTGGGGGTGCCGGTGTATATCGTCCACGTGTCGTCGAAAGATGCGGCCGACGCAATTGCGCGGGCGCGCAGCGAAGGCCTGCGGGTATTCGGCGAAGTCTTGCCGGGGCATCTCGTGATCGACGAGGCCGTCTATCGCGATCCGGACTGGACGCGTGCCGCGGCGCACGTGATGAGCCCGCCGTTCCGTTCTGCCGAGCATCGCGAGGCGCTATGGAGCGGACTGCAAGCGGGGCAGTTGCACACTACCGCTACCGATCACTGCGTGTTCTGCGCCTCGCAAAAGGCCATGGGGCGCGAAGACTTCACGAAGATACCAAACGGCTGCGGCGGGGTGGAAGACCGCATGTCGGTGCTCTGGCATCACGGCGTGAATTCGGGGCGTCTCACGCCTAACGAGTTCGTGCGCATTACCTCGACCAATGCGGCGCAGATTTTCAACCTGTATCCGCGCAAGGGGGCGGTGCAAGTGGGCGCGGATGCAGATCTGGTGGTTTGGGATCCAACCGCCAGCAAGACGATTTCGGTCAAGACGCATCACCAGAAGGTCGATTTCAACGTGTTCGAAGGTATGACGGTGCAGGGCGTCGCGACACACACGCTGACGCGCGGCGCGTTGGCGTGGACCGATGGCGACCTGCGGGCCGTACGCGGCGCGGGCCAGTATCTGAAGCGTCCGCCTAATGCGGCTTACTTCGATGCGATCCGCGTGGCCAACAAGCTCAAGGAGCCTCACGCGGTGGAGCGGTAGTCGTCGGTGCGGGCGAGCGCGCAGGTTTTGTATGAATGTCGCTGCGCGCTCGCCGGGTTGAGGTTGTTAGCGTTAAGAGAGGGTCGGGCGCTCGCCCTGAGCGCTCGCGGCTATTCAGTTTTGCCGGGGCTTGCCGTTAAACGGGAGCAGGCAGGTACTGCCTTGGTCTCAACCTGATTCAAGCCTCCTCGCGCTAACAACTAAAACCAGCCGCGTATGTTGCGTTCGATTTCGTCATTCGTTTTGTTGCTATGTGTGCTGTTTGCGGCGTCGACGCGGCCAGGGTTCGCCGCGACGTCCGTCACGATCGAGCCCGATAGCGCGCCACGCGCGCCGCTCAATGAACAGTTGCTGAGCGTGCCGGTCGAATCGTCGCCGCCGCTGCATCTGCAGGTGACGCTGTTCATGCCGTCGCACGGCGGCCCGTTTCCGCTCGTGATCGTGAATCATGGCGCGTCGCACGATCTGCGCAACACGCCGCGCGTCGCCGATAACTTTATTCCCTACTATTTCCTTTCACGCGGCTATGCGGTTGCGCTGCCGATGATGCGTGGCTATGCCGGTTCCGAGGGCTATCCGAGGCCGCATGGCTGCGACGTCGCGGCGCTCGGACTCGATTCGGCGCGCGATATT
It encodes:
- the hydA gene encoding dihydropyrimidinase — encoded protein: MTILIRGGTVIDADRSWRADVLCADPQDGGTILQVGPELEAPAGASIVDAHGQYVMPGGIDPHTHMELPFMGTTASDDFYTGTAAGLSGGTTSIIDFVIPSPRQSLMEAFHAWRGWAEKASADYGFHVAVTWWDESVHRDMGTLVHEHGVSSFKHFMAYKNAIMADDEVLVNSFARSLELGALPTVHAENGELVFQLQRQLLARGITGPEAHPLSRPPEVEGEAANRAIRIAQVLGVPVYIVHVSSKDAADAIARARSEGLRVFGEVLPGHLVIDEAVYRDPDWTRAAAHVMSPPFRSAEHREALWSGLQAGQLHTTATDHCVFCASQKAMGREDFTKIPNGCGGVEDRMSVLWHHGVNSGRLTPNEFVRITSTNAAQIFNLYPRKGAVQVGADADLVVWDPTASKTISVKTHHQKVDFNVFEGMTVQGVATHTLTRGALAWTDGDLRAVRGAGQYLKRPPNAAYFDAIRVANKLKEPHAVER